Within the Paraburkholderia flagellata genome, the region CGAAAGCATCGAGACCGATGGCTTCCGCCACGGCGACGACATCGTTGGCGACTGCGTCCGCATTCCACGGACTTCGCTTCGTCGAGTCGCCGTGACCTCGGGCATCTATCGCGACGACCCTATATTTCGCGGTCAATGCGGGCAAAATGTCGTCCCACAGCGCGCTTGACGTACCGAGACTGTGCAGCAAGATAACCGCAGGCCCGTTGCCAACGTCGACATAGGCGATCCGTTCGCGGTCGACGGTCAGAAACCGCTTGACGTGGGAGGAAGCGAACGGCGCTGTCACCTCGAGGCGCGCCGCAATGGAATCCGCCAGCGTATCGGCGGCGAGCGTGGCGAGGTCCGGCGAACGCAGACCAGGCGATTCGCGCAGAAACGTTTTAACGCCACGTAGCGCCTGAGGAGCCCGGCTGTTCATGAAGGCGACGAAATCGTCGAGTGCTCTGTCCAGTTCCCAGGGAGCGACAACTTCGCCGACAATCCCAAGTTCGAGTGCGGCTGTCGCGTCGACAGGCCGGCCCGTAAGAACGAGGCGCGAAATCGCCTTGATATGGACACGCTCGATGAGCGCGGACATCAGCAGTGCGGGAGCAAACTGTTTCTCGAGTTCATTGGCCTCGAACCGGCTACGCGTGTCGGCGACGGCATAGTCGCTCGCCACAACGATTGCGCAGCCCATACCCGAAGCGAGCCCTTTGACGAAGCAGGCGACCGGTACCGCACTCGAACGGATGGCCTCGTAGAGGGCGAGAATTGGCGCCGCCCCTCGTTCCTTGATTGCGGGGCGTGGATCTTCCGTTGGCAAAGGCGCCGGCAATGGCGATGCGGCGCGCCCTGCGCAGAAATTCTCGCCCGCTCCGGATAGCACGATCGCCACGGTGCTCTCGGGAGGGTCGCTGATCACCTGAGTCAGCGCCCGGATCATAGCGTCATCCAACTCGTTCCTGCCATCAGCACTGTTCAAAGCGATATGAAATACATTGCCCGTCATCTTCAGCAGAAGATTTTCATGCATTCCGATCTCCTGGTTTATCGCGACTTCACGCCGGGTGATGGCATGCCCGGTACGAACTGCCGAACGACGCCCTGGTTCTGGAGTGTCCTCAGTTCATCAGCATCAAGGCCGACGTACTCGCCAAGCACGACGTTGGTGTGTTCCCCAAGATGAGGTGGGTAGCTCGCATCGGCATACCCCTGAACATCAAACTTGATTGGATTGCCGGGCACGCGCACATGCGATCCCGCTCGACTACGAAGCTCGGCGAGCATGTCTCGATGCACGACCTGAGGGGCATTCAGTGCTTGATCAACTGTCTTGACCAGAGCGGCCGGAATCGACGCTGAATTCAGCAAATCGAGCCAACGCTGCGCCGGTTCGTCACGGAAGCGCGTCTCCAGTATTTCCCATAGCGCCACCTTGTTCGCGAGCCGTTCAGCCGGCCCCTTGAATCGCGGATCGAGCACCAGATGGGGCAACCCGACCGCCTTGCACAGGTCCGCCCACATGCGTTCCGTGTTGGCGGTCACGACCAGTGAAACGCCGTCGCCACATTCGAACGAGCGATAGGTCGGTATCGAATCGTGACCTCGTCCCTGCTGTTCCGGCACTTCGCCCGACAGCAGATAATAGGCACCTTGATAACAAAGCATCGCGATCTGCGCATCGAGCATCGACACATCGACGAACCGCCCTTCGCCTGAGGTTTGGCGCTGGACCAGCGCGGCCAGGATGCCCATCACGCCGTACATGCCGGCCGCCAGGTCGCCGATTGGAATGCCAGCGCGAACGGGCGCCCTGCCAGGCTCGCCGGTCAGACTCATGCCACCCGACATCGCCTGCACGATCATGTCGTAAGCGGGTAGGTCCCTGTCCGGGCCGGTCTGTCCGAACCCGCTGATGCTGCAGTAGACGAGCCTTGGATTGCGCGCGCGAAGCTCCGCCTGACCGAGTCCGAGCCGCTCCATGACACCCGGGCGATTGTTTTCTACGAGGACATCAGATTGCGCCGCCAACTCCCGAACGAGTTCGACGCCCTTCTCCGTCTTGAGGTCAATCACGACACTCTTCTTGTTGCGATTGACTGCGAGATAGTAGGCGCTATCCCCCTCTACGAAATGGGGAGGCACACCGCGTGAGAGTTCGCCCCCCGGCGGCTCGATCTTGATGATCTCAGCACCGAGGTCGCCGAGGATTTGTGTACCGAAAGGGCCCGAGAGGAACTGCGTGAGGTCCAGAACCCTCACACCGCTCAGCGGACCAGTGTTACCAGAGTCCATATTCGTTATCCAACAAGTTCTTCGTTCGAGATGTGCCGTGCGTCGACGTCGCTGTATGCGCCAGCGGCATGCAGACGATCAAAGATCATTTCAGGAAGCACGGGTGATTCGTCAAAATGAATTGACCAACGGCTCAGCGCATCCTCAATGGCACTGACGATCGCTGCGGATGCAGGAATCGTCCCGCCCTCTCCGGCCCCTTTGACACCAAGAGGATTGTTCGGCGAAGGGGAAACAAGATGCGCCATCGCGATGCGAGATGGCATGTCGAGTGCGGTAGGCAGCAGAAACTCGGCGAAATTCGTCGCAAGCGGCTGGGCATTCTCATCGTAGCCGTGGCGCTCGAGCAGCGTATTTCCGATCCCATGGGAAATGGCGCCAATCACTTGACCCTCGACGAGCATCGGATTGATCACGGTCCCGCAATCGTGTGCAACGCCATAGCGCAAGACCTTTACATAGCCAGTCCCGATATCCACCTCGACTTCCGCGAATGCCGTTCCGTTGGCGTAGACGCTCGCTTTCGGGGAAAAATAATGCGTGACGGTCATGCCCGCATCCAGCCCGTCAGGTAGCGTGAACCCAGCTATTCCATAAGAGATTCGAGCGATTTGGCCAAGCGGCAACGCCCTTTCCGGCTGGCCTCGCACGCATACCGCGCCACGTGCGATCTCGATCTGATCCGGTGGAACACGAAGAGCGTTCGCGGCGAGCGCCCTGATTTTTCCAGCGAGCTTGCCGCATGCGATGTGAACGGCATTTCCAGCGTTGACGGTGATCCGGCTCGCGAATGTCCCGATGCCCATTGCGAGCTTGCCCGTATCGCCGACGACTACCGTTATGGCATCCATCTCGACGCCGAGCTGATCGGCAGCGATCTGGGCAAAGATGGTTTTCATTCCTTGCCCTTGCGCGCCGGCGCCGCCGACGTCCAGGTGTATGCGTCCGTCGTTTTGCAACGTGACTTCCGCCCCTTCATATGGGCCGAGGCCGCAACCCTCGACATAGTTGGCAAAGCCAATCCCGAGATACCGTTGCTGCGCGTGCGCGTCCTCCTGACGGGCACGAAATGCGTCCAGACCGGCAAGCTCGACGGCCTCTTCCTGGGTCTTCGGATAGTCGCCGGAGTCATACACCATCGGGGAACCGTCGCGGAATATCAGGCCAGTTTTGTACGGCAGTTGGTCCGGCTGCACGAAATTTCGGCGTCGAATTTCCAGACGGGCGAGGCCGAGCTGGTCGGCTGCCGCGTCGAGCATCCGCTCCATCGCGAATACCGCTTTGGGCCGCCCCGCGCCGCGCACCGGCGTGGTGGGGACCATGTTCGTGGAAGCCACCTTCAACTTCACGTCGAATGCCGGTATGACGTACGGGCCTAGCGACGAGGTCACCGCGATGATCGGCACGACGATGCCCCACGGCACGTACGCACCGTTATCGTGGACCACGGAGCCGCGCACACCGAGGATCTTTCCGTCCTTGTCAAGCGCCATCTCCAGATCCCACAACTGGTCGCGCTCCTGAGTAATGCACAGGAAGTGCTCACGCCGATCTTCGGTCCACTTGACCGGCACACCCAGCTTGAGCGCCGCCGAAGCCACGACAAACTCTTCCGGATACGCGATACCCTTCGGACCGAAAGCCCCCCCGACATCCGGCATGATGACCCGGATCTTCGCTTCGTCGTAGCCGAGCGCCTGCGCGAGAAGACGTCTCTCGAGATGCGGTGCCTGGCCTGAATTCCAGACGGTCAGATCACCGGTACCGCGATCGAGCCGCGCAAGCGTCGCGCGGCACTCCATCGGATGCGCAGTTCCGCGATGATGGAATATCTCGCGCTTGACCACATGCGCTGCGCGCGCGAAGGCCGAGTCGACTTCGCCGAAAGCAAACGGCATGTTGAGGAGGAGGTTTGTCGGAACGTCGCTGTGAGCCCGTGGCGCATCCGGTTCGAATATCGTCCGGATGTTGCTGGCGACGGGCAGAACTTCGTACTCGATCTGCACCAGGTTAGCGGCGTCCTCGGCGATGTACCGGCTTTCTGCAATGACGACGGCGACCGCCTCGCCGACGTAGCACACTTCCTCCGCGGCCAACGGCGACCACATGCGCGGCTCGTCCAGCATCTGAGTCGGTGCCAGGACCGGCAATGGCCGCCGGTGGGCTTCATCCAGGTCAGCATATGTCCAGACATGCTGTACCCCCGGGACAGCCTTTGCTGCTTCCGTATCGACGTGCTTGATGCGGGCGTGCGCGTGCGACGATCGCACGAAACAGCAATGCAATGTTCCGGGGAGGTGGATATCGTCGACGAACTGCCCCTCGCCCTTGAGCAGCGCGGGGTCTTCGGTTCGCTTGACGGGTCTGCCGACATACCGTGCACCAACGGTCGGAGCCGCGTCGGGCTCGCTGTTTTTTGAGTGTGAGTCGACCAGTCCGAAAACGGGATCGGGTTCGCCGCGCATTCGGGCGGCCGCGAGCAACGCCGCTTCGACAATGGCCTGATAGCCAGTACAGCGGCAGATATTCCCGCTGACCGCATCGCGAACTTCGGCCTCGGACGGGTTGGGGTTGGCTCGCAGAAACTCGGTTAGCGTGGTCAGCATGCCTGGGGTGCAGTATCCGCACTGCAATGCATGGCGATCCTGAAAGGCCTGCTGCAGGACACCGAGCGAGCCGTCGGCATTCGCCAGCCCCTCTACAGTTGTGACCTGCCTCCCGTCGACCTGACCACAAAGCTGCAGGCAGGAACGCATGGAACGTCCATCCACCAGTACCGTGCATGCCCCGCAAACGCCATGCTCACAGCCATAATGCGTGCCTGTCTTGCCAAGCTGGTGACGAAGAAAATCGCCGAGCGTCACTCTGGGGTCAATGTCGCAGTTCAGCGCCTGGCCGTTCAGTTCGAAGGCAATCTTTGTTGGTTCGACGAATTCGATTCTCTGATTCATGCTGCCCTCAGCTTGCGTTCAATGCGCGGGCGAACGCGCGCACCAGCGCACGCTCGGTCACCGTGCACGCGAGACGTTTCCGGTATGCAGCACTAGCACTCGTGTCGCTAAGTGCATCAATCCAGCTTGCTCGGCTGGCGGCTGTCTTTGCCAGATCGGCGCTGGGCTGCTGTCCCTCCAGGACGTCGGCAAACTGGAGACGACATGGTTTGCCACCCATCCCACACAGCACCGCGTCGGCATGCGTGATCGCGTGATTGACGTCGACCGAAACCATGACCGCGGCGCCGACGATCGCGAAGTCCCCATGTCTGCGTGCGAATTCCTCGAACGCGTATCCGTGCGGCTCATTCCAGATACGAAGGCGAATCTGCGTCACCATTTCGTCCGGCTCGATCGAGGTAGTCATGAAGCCGAGGGCGAATTCATCGAACGGGATGCGCCGCTCTCCCCGCGGTCCCACGGCGACGATGGTCGCATTGAAGATTTCGGCCAGAGCGGGCTGCTCCGAGGCCGGATCGAGGTTGCAGACGCTGCCGACAAACGTACCCCGATTTCGCGTCTGAATGTGACCGACCAATCGATACGCCTCGACCATCAGCGGCGCGTATTGATGAATCAAAGGAGATTGCTCGAGATCCCGCTGACGAACCAACGCGCCGACACAGACCTCGTCGTCTTCCAACGTTATCTGATTGAGACCAGGTATCGCGTTCACATCGACCACGTGATCCACATACGCGTAGCGCATGGCCAGCATCGGCATCAGCGTCTGTCCGCCAGCGACGATGCGTGCGTTGTCCAGCGTGGCAAGTAGCTCAACGGCACGCGCGACGCTTTCTGGACGGTGCCAGGTAAAGGGTGCTGATTTCATTTCTCATCTTCCAAGAATGTGTATCGCACACGCGCCGTGATCGAAGCCATAGGTGCCTCCACCGGTGATGTGCGCCAGCCCGATTCGGGGACCGCCCGGCTTGTCTCGCGCGACCTGTCGCGCGCCGCAGCGACCCTGCAACTGACGTGTTATTTCGACGATCTGCGCGATCCCTGACGCTCCGAGCGGATGGCCCCTGCAGAGCAGACCGCCGGACGGGTTGAACGGAATCCGTCCGGTAAGCGACGTTTCGCCGTCTCTGATCAAACGCGCCCCGTCTCCGTGCGCTGCAAATCCAAGTGCTTCGTAGTACAGCAGTTCGGCGATGGTGAAAGCATCGTGGCATTCGACGAGATCGATGTCGGAAGGACCGAGACCGCAAGACTCGTAAGTTTCGTTCGCACAACGCACTGTCACCTCGGGCGTCGTCATGTCGCGCGCGCCCTGCATGTAACGCCCCGATGTCAGATGGGACGCGAGAATCTTCACCGCCCCTGGCTTTGCCTCAGGGAGGTTGGAGGCGGCAAGGACCACCGCCGAAGCACCATCGCCAAGCGGACAGCACTGATGCAACGTCAGCGGCGATGCCACCGTGCGGCAGCCGAGCACTTCGTCGACCGAGGTTGTGCTGCGAATCTGTGCGTAGGGGTTGAGCGCGCCATTCGCCCTGGCCTTGACGGCTATGAGCGCGAGATCACGAGGCGACAAATCGAATTCATGCATGTATCGTTGTGCGCGCATCGCGTACAGAGCGGGCATTGTCAATCCGTTCGCCGCCTCGACATCCTCATCGCCCAGGTCAAGTGGCCCGCCTCCGAGACGAGTCAATTGCTCTACCCCAACCACGACTGCACAATCCACCGCGCCTGCGGCAATCGCAAGATAGGCGTGCCGAAACGCGCTAGCCGATGACGAGCATGCGTTCTCGAAATTTGCCGCTTCGATACCGGTCAGGCCCGTCTCCCGTGCAATACGTTGGGCGGCCAGCGGACCGCCGGATACCGTTCCACAGTAAAGCGCACCGATGCGTCGACGATCGATTCCGGCTTCATCCAGCGCTTCGATGACCGCCGGTGCGGCGAGTTGGGAGAGACTCACTTCCGGGAAACGTCCAAAACGGATCATGCCCGTTCCAACGACGTTCACACTCCGAAGACCGTTCGTCATGCTCATGAATTGGCCTGCCCGGAAATCTCGCCGGGTGCAGTAAAGAAGTAAATGAAGCGACTCGCTTGTTGATTTGCCGGCTCCACTCGCAATTCGAGCTGCTGCCCTGGCTGGACAACGCCAGCCGCCATTTCAATGCGCCCGAAAACCCGCAGGCCATCACTCAGGTCCACGTACCCGACGGTGTAGGGCGTGTCGACGCCCTTTGGCCCCATATGCACGACGCTGTAGCAGTAGAGCGTGCCGATCGCCGGCAACGGCGCCGCAATGAAGCCACGACCGCCGCATTGCGGGCACACGGTGAGCACGGGATAGATCGGCGCTTCGCAGTCGGCGCACTTCGCCCCGAGCAAGGACCAGCCATCCCGCCCTCTTACAACTGAGGCTGTGCCTAAGTGTCTGAAACCGTTCACGTTGACTCTCATTCCTGTACGAAATCTATGGTGTAGTGTGTATTACACTATACCTTTCGCTGACGACGAGAAAGGTAGGGAAAACCCCTGCGCCCTGGCGAATTTTGCCAACGCCGGGCAGAATGCCTTGCAGACCGAACCTCAGCAGGCGGCCCGGGACTCGACCCGGGAAATGCATCGGATGTTGCATGCCCGTCCGGGTGACACACGGATACGCTGCCTCGATACAAGCTGTAAATCGTAGAACCGCAGGACAGTTTTGGAGCTGATAAGTGGAAATGGCGAAGGCAGGAAGGAAGAAGCCCCTCTCGAGGACAGAGAACCGCTCGACGGACGGCGTAGAGGGGTATCAGCAGCGCGTCAGCAGGGAAAAGCGCAAGCTGATACTCGAGGTCGCAATCACAACGTTTCTGCAAAGCGGATACGACGCGGCCACGATGGATTCCATCGGCGATCGCGCGGCAGTGTCATATGCGACT harbors:
- a CDS encoding alpha/beta fold hydrolase translates to MHENLLLKMTGNVFHIALNSADGRNELDDAMIRALTQVISDPPESTVAIVLSGAGENFCAGRAASPLPAPLPTEDPRPAIKERGAAPILALYEAIRSSAVPVACFVKGLASGMGCAIVVASDYAVADTRSRFEANELEKQFAPALLMSALIERVHIKAISRLVLTGRPVDATAALELGIVGEVVAPWELDRALDDFVAFMNSRAPQALRGVKTFLRESPGLRSPDLATLAADTLADSIAARLEVTAPFASSHVKRFLTVDRERIAYVDVGNGPAVILLHSLGTSSALWDDILPALTAKYRVVAIDARGHGDSTKRSPWNADAVANDVVAVAEAIGLDAFGLVGISMGGLTAVRVAAKLGQRVAVMVLSSAYTGVSGPAVEKRLAAIDGMLKKLPMHLFARMYVEQTLHRDTAYPKRERLTQQIAAMSSKEYLEISHAIATDDVSGFLREIDVPTLVLNAELDRSVPRAVSAKLTQGIRGAAERTLSAAAHLACVDTPDAYAEVLLDLFEKYTEEGGEVWKS
- a CDS encoding CaiB/BaiF CoA transferase family protein, which translates into the protein MDSGNTGPLSGVRVLDLTQFLSGPFGTQILGDLGAEIIKIEPPGGELSRGVPPHFVEGDSAYYLAVNRNKKSVVIDLKTEKGVELVRELAAQSDVLVENNRPGVMERLGLGQAELRARNPRLVYCSISGFGQTGPDRDLPAYDMIVQAMSGGMSLTGEPGRAPVRAGIPIGDLAAGMYGVMGILAALVQRQTSGEGRFVDVSMLDAQIAMLCYQGAYYLLSGEVPEQQGRGHDSIPTYRSFECGDGVSLVVTANTERMWADLCKAVGLPHLVLDPRFKGPAERLANKVALWEILETRFRDEPAQRWLDLLNSASIPAALVKTVDQALNAPQVVHRDMLAELRSRAGSHVRVPGNPIKFDVQGYADASYPPHLGEHTNVVLGEYVGLDADELRTLQNQGVVRQFVPGMPSPGVKSR
- a CDS encoding molybdopterin-dependent oxidoreductase gives rise to the protein MNQRIEFVEPTKIAFELNGQALNCDIDPRVTLGDFLRHQLGKTGTHYGCEHGVCGACTVLVDGRSMRSCLQLCGQVDGRQVTTVEGLANADGSLGVLQQAFQDRHALQCGYCTPGMLTTLTEFLRANPNPSEAEVRDAVSGNICRCTGYQAIVEAALLAAARMRGEPDPVFGLVDSHSKNSEPDAAPTVGARYVGRPVKRTEDPALLKGEGQFVDDIHLPGTLHCCFVRSSHAHARIKHVDTEAAKAVPGVQHVWTYADLDEAHRRPLPVLAPTQMLDEPRMWSPLAAEEVCYVGEAVAVVIAESRYIAEDAANLVQIEYEVLPVASNIRTIFEPDAPRAHSDVPTNLLLNMPFAFGEVDSAFARAAHVVKREIFHHRGTAHPMECRATLARLDRGTGDLTVWNSGQAPHLERRLLAQALGYDEAKIRVIMPDVGGAFGPKGIAYPEEFVVASAALKLGVPVKWTEDRREHFLCITQERDQLWDLEMALDKDGKILGVRGSVVHDNGAYVPWGIVVPIIAVTSSLGPYVIPAFDVKLKVASTNMVPTTPVRGAGRPKAVFAMERMLDAAADQLGLARLEIRRRNFVQPDQLPYKTGLIFRDGSPMVYDSGDYPKTQEEAVELAGLDAFRARQEDAHAQQRYLGIGFANYVEGCGLGPYEGAEVTLQNDGRIHLDVGGAGAQGQGMKTIFAQIAADQLGVEMDAITVVVGDTGKLAMGIGTFASRITVNAGNAVHIACGKLAGKIRALAANALRVPPDQIEIARGAVCVRGQPERALPLGQIARISYGIAGFTLPDGLDAGMTVTHYFSPKASVYANGTAFAEVEVDIGTGYVKVLRYGVAHDCGTVINPMLVEGQVIGAISHGIGNTLLERHGYDENAQPLATNFAEFLLPTALDMPSRIAMAHLVSPSPNNPLGVKGAGEGGTIPASAAIVSAIEDALSRWSIHFDESPVLPEMIFDRLHAAGAYSDVDARHISNEELVG
- a CDS encoding FAD binding domain-containing protein, translated to MKSAPFTWHRPESVARAVELLATLDNARIVAGGQTLMPMLAMRYAYVDHVVDVNAIPGLNQITLEDDEVCVGALVRQRDLEQSPLIHQYAPLMVEAYRLVGHIQTRNRGTFVGSVCNLDPASEQPALAEIFNATIVAVGPRGERRIPFDEFALGFMTTSIEPDEMVTQIRLRIWNEPHGYAFEEFARRHGDFAIVGAAVMVSVDVNHAITHADAVLCGMGGKPCRLQFADVLEGQQPSADLAKTAASRASWIDALSDTSASAAYRKRLACTVTERALVRAFARALNAS
- a CDS encoding thiolase family protein; the encoded protein is MSMTNGLRSVNVVGTGMIRFGRFPEVSLSQLAAPAVIEALDEAGIDRRRIGALYCGTVSGGPLAAQRIARETGLTGIEAANFENACSSSASAFRHAYLAIAAGAVDCAVVVGVEQLTRLGGGPLDLGDEDVEAANGLTMPALYAMRAQRYMHEFDLSPRDLALIAVKARANGALNPYAQIRSTTSVDEVLGCRTVASPLTLHQCCPLGDGASAVVLAASNLPEAKPGAVKILASHLTSGRYMQGARDMTTPEVTVRCANETYESCGLGPSDIDLVECHDAFTIAELLYYEALGFAAHGDGARLIRDGETSLTGRIPFNPSGGLLCRGHPLGASGIAQIVEITRQLQGRCGARQVARDKPGGPRIGLAHITGGGTYGFDHGACAIHILGR
- a CDS encoding Zn-ribbon domain-containing OB-fold protein yields the protein MNGFRHLGTASVVRGRDGWSLLGAKCADCEAPIYPVLTVCPQCGGRGFIAAPLPAIGTLYCYSVVHMGPKGVDTPYTVGYVDLSDGLRVFGRIEMAAGVVQPGQQLELRVEPANQQASRFIYFFTAPGEISGQANS